A DNA window from Enterobacter cloacae subsp. cloacae ATCC 13047 contains the following coding sequences:
- the rnd gene encoding ribonuclease D: protein MNYQMITTNDELASLCEVTRDFPAIALDTEFVRTRTYYPQLGLIQMYDGKHVSLIDPLGITDWTPMRDLLLDTAVTKYLHAGSEDLEVFLNTFGIMPQPLIDTQILAAFSNRPLSWGFAAMVEEYTGLTLDKSESRTDWLARPLTERQLDYAAADVFYLLPIAGQLMKEAEASGWLPAALDECRMTQQRRQEIADPKEAWRDISNAWQLRTRQLACLQLLADWRLRKARERDLAVNFVVREEHLWAVARYMPGSMGELDSIGLSGSEIRFHGKTLLALVAKAQQIPDDALPEPLLNLMDMPGYRKAFKDIKALVQAVAAESKLSAELLASRRQINQLLNWHWKLKPQNGLPEMMAGWRGELMADRLNTLLEGYPR from the coding sequence TTGAATTACCAGATGATCACGACCAACGACGAGCTGGCTTCGCTGTGCGAAGTGACGCGCGACTTTCCTGCCATCGCCCTGGATACCGAGTTTGTCCGTACCCGGACGTATTATCCGCAGTTGGGTTTGATTCAGATGTACGACGGCAAACACGTGTCGCTGATTGACCCGCTCGGCATTACCGACTGGACGCCGATGCGTGACCTGCTGCTTGATACTGCGGTCACCAAATACCTGCACGCAGGCAGTGAAGATCTGGAAGTCTTTCTGAATACGTTTGGCATCATGCCGCAGCCGCTGATTGACACGCAGATCCTCGCCGCGTTCAGCAATCGTCCGCTTTCATGGGGCTTTGCCGCCATGGTTGAGGAGTACACCGGCCTGACCCTGGATAAAAGTGAATCCCGTACCGACTGGCTGGCGCGCCCGCTCACAGAGCGTCAGCTGGATTACGCTGCAGCAGATGTGTTTTACCTGCTGCCGATTGCCGGACAACTGATGAAAGAGGCAGAAGCCTCCGGCTGGCTGCCTGCTGCTCTGGATGAGTGCCGCATGACGCAGCAGCGTCGTCAGGAAATCGCTGACCCGAAAGAGGCCTGGCGCGATATCAGCAACGCGTGGCAGCTGCGTACGCGTCAGCTGGCCTGTCTGCAATTATTAGCCGACTGGCGCCTGCGTAAAGCGCGCGAACGCGATTTGGCCGTTAACTTTGTGGTACGCGAAGAGCACCTGTGGGCGGTCGCACGCTATATGCCAGGCAGCATGGGTGAGCTGGACAGCATTGGGCTTTCAGGCAGCGAAATCCGCTTTCACGGAAAAACGCTGCTCGCGCTGGTGGCCAAAGCGCAGCAGATACCGGATGACGCACTGCCAGAGCCTCTGCTGAATCTGATGGATATGCCGGGCTATCGCAAAGCGTTTAAAGATATTAAAGCGCTGGTGCAGGCTGTGGCGGCAGAAAGCAAACTGAGTGCGGAATTGCTGGCATCACGTCGTCAGATAAACCAGCTTTTGAACTGGCACTGGAAGCTGAAACCGCAGAATGGCTTACCGGAAATGATGGCGGGCTGGCGCGGGGAATTGATGGCCGATCGCCTGAATACGTTGCTGGAAGGGTATCCACGATAA